A stretch of DNA from Candidatus Aenigmatarchaeota archaeon:
GGCAGAAAAGAGAAGACAGGATAGAAACGGCTTTGTTGTGTAAAGGAATATGGCACAATTTGTTTCTCATTGGATCTGATATACAGTAATTTTGTCCCAAAGTCTTTCCCAGCAATTCGAGTTGTTTTTGAATAATTAAAGAAAACTACCTTCCAAAATAATCAATTACAATACTTCTCAATCAACCATCATATTCCATATCAGAACCCTTGTAAGAATTTCTCTTTCAATATCCTCTACCCTTAAAATTTCCATTAATTTAACCTCTTTTATGTGGTGAAAAAAACGGAGTTTTCAAGATATAAATAATCAATCATTCACAAATTTATTTGACTTGCTGGGGGTTCCTGGTGGAGTCATTTTATGGAGGTGTGAAAATGCCTAAGGGTAAAAAAGAGGTTGAAAAAAAACCAAAGGTAGAAGAGGAAGAAGAATGGGAAGATGATGAAGAATGGGAAGATGATGAAGGTTGGGAAGAAGACTGGGAAGATGAAGAATATTAATTTCTGATGATTATTCTTCTTTATTTTTGTTTGTTTTTTACCGAACATAATCCCAATTCTTTATTTATTTAATTTCCAAATTAATTTTGATTAAAATGTCAAAAACAGGAGAACTGCTTTTTTTGGTTTTGGTTTTAGGTATTGTTGCATTGGGGATACTTGTAGTTTTGAAACCAACAGCAATAAATTTCACAGGTAAAGTGGTGGAAGAAGGTTCAGAAAAAATAAACACAATTCAAGTAACTGGAAATTCGAGGATTTTTGCAGAACCAGATAAAGCAGAAATAATTTTGGGAGTTGAGACCCAAGAAAAGAGTGCATTAGAATCTCAACAGAAAAATGCGGGAATAATGGAGAAAGTTCTAAACGCTTTAAAGGCCAATGGGATAAGTAAGAGTGATATAAAAACTTATGAATATGGTGTCTATCCAATAAGAAATTACAATATAGAAAAGGAAAACTACTATGAAGTTATTGGGTATACAACAAGACACATGGTAATCGTAAAGACAAATGATCTCAAAAATTTGGGTAAAGTTATAGATGCTGCTGCATCAGCTGGTGCAAACAATTTTTATTCCATTAGCTTTGGGTTATCAGAAGAGAAAGAAAAGGAATACAGAAATGCTGCTCTGACAGAAGCATCCAAAAATGCAAAAGAAAAAGCCGAGTCTATTGCAGAAGGGTTGGGTTTAAAGATACAAAAGGTGTCAAGTGTGAGTGAATCCTTTTCCTATCAGCCAATACCTATTTACAGATATGCATATGGAAAAGAAGCTATCAGTACTTATGACTCAACAACAGAAATAAGTTCAGGAATGATAGAGATAAGTGCCCAGGTTTCAGTGGAATATTTGTTCAGCTAACGCTTTTTCTTTTTCTTTTTTCTTTTCTCCAGATTTGGATTTTGGTAGGTTATTTTTAGTGTACTTAACCTATTCATCTTAGATAAGTTGTGGGTTATATAACCTGCTATTTTATTCCTCATAATTTTAGATTCCAATGGCAGGATTTCTCCTATCTTTTTTTTATTTTCATTAAAATCAAAAGTGAATTGATTAGGATATAATTTTATAAGTCTCTCAGAAATGGTTTTTATTTGAGTTGTTCTCACATTCCCCATTGATCCACCTTTTCATGATTTATTAGGGTTTGAAATATAAGAATATAAAGTTTTTTTATAGGTGTTGTGATTATCTTATAAGGAAAATAATTGATTTAATTAAACTGAAAAGTTAAAATAATAATTATTTTTAATAAAAGTAATTTAAAAAAACTTAAAAATAAATAAAAGTAATTTTAATAATTTTTTGAGGAATTAAATAAAATTTTATGGATATTTTAATTTAGAAAAAAGAAATTAAATTAAAAATGTAAAATCTTTATAAACTTTCTTATATAATTCATATGGAGTGATGATTAATGCCGACCGTGAAAGTTCCCCGTGGGGGTTCGTTGGGATTTGTGCCCAAAAAAAGAGCAAAAAAGATCTACCCCGAAATAAATAAAGTCAAAGAAACAGAAAAATTGAGAATCTCTGGTTTTGCTGGCTACAAGGCAGGGATGATACAAGTTGTAATCACCGATAATAAAAAAGGTTCTCCAACATATGGGGAACAGATCACGGTGCCAGCAACCGTACTTGAATGCCCATCAATATTTGTCGCAGGAATTAGGTTCTATAAGCAGTATAAAAATGGTTTTCAACCCCTTACAGAAATTTGGGATGAGAAGGTGTTGAAAGATAAGGACATCAAAAGAAAGGTTAAATTACCAAATAAATATGACCATAAGGGGAAGTTAAAGGAAGTTGAAAAAATTATTCAGGAAATTAAAAAGGTTAGATTATTAGTAAGAACCCAACCCAGAAAATCGGGTTTGGGAAAGAAAAAACCAGAAATATTTGAAATAGAAGTCACTGGAAAGGATGTTAATGAAAAGTTAAAATATTCTTTGGAAATTCTTGGGAAAGAATTAAAGGCAAAGGATATTTTTAGAGACGGGGAAATAGTCGATGTAATTGCAGTCACAAAAGGTAAAGGGTGGGAAGGACCTGTCAGGAGGTTTGGTCTAAAAATAAGACCAAGAAAACACCAGGGTAGAAGGAGGCATGTTGGTTCAATGGGACCAGAGACCCCGAGGATGATAAAGTGGACAATTCCACAAGCAGGCCAGTATGGTTTCTTTAGAAGGACGGAATACAATAAGAGGATAATAAAAATTGGGGAAAAGGGTGTTGAAGTTACCCCAAAATCTGGATTCAAGAATTATGGGGTTGTCAAAGGAGATTATATGATAATAGAAGGTTCAGTGCCAGGTCCCAGTAAAAGAACTATCCTCATTAGACCCGGTATAAGATCACAAGTACCATTGATGCCTACTGAGGTAAAAGAGATTGTTAAGTGATTTTTATGAAAGTAAATGTCTTTGATTTGAAAGGAAAACCAAGCGGTCAGGTAGAGCTACCAAAGGTCTTCAATGAATCCATAAGGCCTGATATAATAAAAAGAGCATCCCTTGCTTTTCAAAGTACTTTAAGGCAACCTTACGGAACAGATCCAATGGCAGGCCTAAGGACATCAGTCCATTACCATGGTAGGAGAAGGGTGAGATATGCCATGATAATGATATCTAAAGCTAGATTGCCAAGGATACATGGTGGTTCACCTCATATGTCATATAGGGTGAGAAGAGTCCCGCAAGCTGTTAAAGGTAGGAGGGCTCATCCACCAAAAACCATGAAGAATTGGTTTCAAAAAATAAACAGGAAGGAAAACGAGCTTGCCATTAGGTCGGCACTTGCTGCAACTGTATCTATTGATCATGTCAAAGGAAGGGGGCATATTATCGATGGAATAAAAAACCTACCGATAGTTTTAAAGGATGACATAGAATCTGTTAAAAAAACAAAGGAAATAAAAAACATCCTAATCAATCTCGGCCTTGAAAAAGAGTTGAAAAGGGTTGAAGAAAAAAAGGTGAGACCAGGAAAGGGAAAGAGAAGAGGGAGAAAATACAAAAGAAAGGTTGGGCCAATAATAATTGTTAAGGAGGATAAAGGAATAATAAAAGCTGGAAAAAATATACCTGGCCTTGATGTCAAAGTTGTCGATGATCTTACAATAAGGGATCTATCACCTGGTGCTGTTCCAGGGAGGCTTGCAATTTTTTCCCAATCCGCAATAAAATCATTGGAGGAGTTTTAAATGGATCCGTTCAAGGTAATAAAATACCCACACATGACAGAAAAAAGCATACCATTGATTGAAAAGGAAAACAAGTTAGTGTTTATTGTAGATAGGAAGTATAATAAAAAAGATATAAAGTTGGCGATTGAAGAGGCTTTCAATGTGAAGGTTGACAAGGTAAGGACACTAATAACTAGGGAAGGAAAAAAGAAGGCCTTTGTGAAACTAAAACCAGAGTATCAAGCGGCCGACATTGCTGTTAGATTAGGTATAATATAGGTGATTGAATGGGAAAGAGAATAATCCAGAGAGCCAGGGGAAAGGGAGGCCCAAGATACAGAGCACCATCCCATAGGTATGCTGGAAAGGTTAGTTATAATCTCAACCCAAATGTAAGAGGTGGGGAAATAATAGATATCCTTCATGATCCGGGAAGAAATGCTCCAGTGATGGTCGTAAGGTATGATGATGGAACTGAAAGACTTCAAATCGCCCCTGAAGGAGTAAAGGTGGGGGACTTCATTGCTTATAATTCTTCTTTGGGTCTTGGGAGCGTTGTGCCAATTGAAAGGGTATCTGAGGGTATGAAGATATTTGGGATAGAAACCTACCCAGGTTCTGGACCAAAGTTGTGCAGGACATCTGGAAGTTTTGCAACTGTTCTAGGTAGAGTCAAAGATAAAATAAGGATCATGCTTTCATCGGGTAAAATTAAGGAAATAGATGGCAGGTGCCTTGTATCAATAGGAGTACCAGCAGGATCTGGGAGAAGGGAAAAACCATGGGTAAAAGTAGGAAAGAAATATTATGCAAAGAAGGCAAGAAACAAACTTTACCCAATAGTCAGCGGTGTCAAGATGAATCCACTAGACCATCCTTTTGGTGGTAAGACAAAACCTGGTATTCCAAAATCAGTTAGCAGGCATGCCCCCCCTGGAAGGAAGGTAGGTTCAATATCCCCCAGAAGGATGGGTAAAAGGAAGAAGTAGGTTTATATGTGTTGGAGGATATTAAAGTGATAATATGGCAAGAGAATTCCAATACCGTGGAAAAAGTTTGGAAGAAATAAAAAACATGAGCCTAGAGGAATTTGCTCAACTACTTACAAGTAGGGAAAGAAGAAGAATACTCAGAGGGTTAAGTGAAAGACAAAAGAAACTACTTGAAGAGATAAAGAAAAAACCTGAAAAGTTCCACAAGACCCATGAAAGGGATATGATTATA
This window harbors:
- a CDS encoding SIMPL domain-containing protein (The SIMPL domain is named for its presence in mouse protein SIMPL (signalling molecule that associates with mouse pelle-like kinase). Bacterial member BP26, from Brucella, was shown to assemble into a channel-like structure, while YggE from E. coli has been associated with resistance to oxidative stress.); translation: MSKTGELLFLVLVLGIVALGILVVLKPTAINFTGKVVEEGSEKINTIQVTGNSRIFAEPDKAEIILGVETQEKSALESQQKNAGIMEKVLNALKANGISKSDIKTYEYGVYPIRNYNIEKENYYEVIGYTTRHMVIVKTNDLKNLGKVIDAAASAGANNFYSISFGLSEEKEKEYRNAALTEASKNAKEKAESIAEGLGLKIQKVSSVSESFSYQPIPIYRYAYGKEAISTYDSTTEISSGMIEISAQVSVEYLFS
- a CDS encoding 30S ribosomal protein S17e, giving the protein MGNVRTTQIKTISERLIKLYPNQFTFDFNENKKKIGEILPLESKIMRNKIAGYITHNLSKMNRLSTLKITYQNPNLEKRKKKKKKR
- a CDS encoding 50S ribosomal protein L3; amino-acid sequence: MPTVKVPRGGSLGFVPKKRAKKIYPEINKVKETEKLRISGFAGYKAGMIQVVITDNKKGSPTYGEQITVPATVLECPSIFVAGIRFYKQYKNGFQPLTEIWDEKVLKDKDIKRKVKLPNKYDHKGKLKEVEKIIQEIKKVRLLVRTQPRKSGLGKKKPEIFEIEVTGKDVNEKLKYSLEILGKELKAKDIFRDGEIVDVIAVTKGKGWEGPVRRFGLKIRPRKHQGRRRHVGSMGPETPRMIKWTIPQAGQYGFFRRTEYNKRIIKIGEKGVEVTPKSGFKNYGVVKGDYMIIEGSVPGPSKRTILIRPGIRSQVPLMPTEVKEIVK
- the rpl4p gene encoding 50S ribosomal protein L4 → MKVNVFDLKGKPSGQVELPKVFNESIRPDIIKRASLAFQSTLRQPYGTDPMAGLRTSVHYHGRRRVRYAMIMISKARLPRIHGGSPHMSYRVRRVPQAVKGRRAHPPKTMKNWFQKINRKENELAIRSALAATVSIDHVKGRGHIIDGIKNLPIVLKDDIESVKKTKEIKNILINLGLEKELKRVEEKKVRPGKGKRRGRKYKRKVGPIIIVKEDKGIIKAGKNIPGLDVKVVDDLTIRDLSPGAVPGRLAIFSQSAIKSLEEF
- a CDS encoding 50S ribosomal protein L23, encoding MDPFKVIKYPHMTEKSIPLIEKENKLVFIVDRKYNKKDIKLAIEEAFNVKVDKVRTLITREGKKKAFVKLKPEYQAADIAVRLGII
- a CDS encoding 50S ribosomal protein L2, translating into MGKRIIQRARGKGGPRYRAPSHRYAGKVSYNLNPNVRGGEIIDILHDPGRNAPVMVVRYDDGTERLQIAPEGVKVGDFIAYNSSLGLGSVVPIERVSEGMKIFGIETYPGSGPKLCRTSGSFATVLGRVKDKIRIMLSSGKIKEIDGRCLVSIGVPAGSGRREKPWVKVGKKYYAKKARNKLYPIVSGVKMNPLDHPFGGKTKPGIPKSVSRHAPPGRKVGSISPRRMGKRKK
- a CDS encoding 30S ribosomal protein S19, whose protein sequence is MAREFQYRGKSLEEIKNMSLEEFAQLLTSRERRRILRGLSERQKKLLEEIKKKPEKFHKTHERDMIIIPQMIGAKIGVHNGKEFVRVEIIPEMLGHRLGEFALTRARVKHSGPGVGATRGSKHIPLK